From Candidatus Hydrogenedentota bacterium, one genomic window encodes:
- a CDS encoding DUF4838 domain-containing protein, whose translation MFHRNFSVLICMMSCAWAGLGAQAAAPVALVGNGQPLAHIVLDSNPDTLNRVVAEDFAAIVLRMSGASLSGEGGEGLLPIYVGEAEDFSDLPMALPALAEEEFLLKITPEAIYILGGSSLGTSHGTYSLLRDLGCRWVMPGAIGECLPATKDIAVPVQERREKPDFNFREIWYAYGSSPEAAARHDEWMRRNRMVSPPIYHRHNLTATLERVAPFDKRPELYGLLQGERKKMQICTSNPEAVAGVVASIKQYLAEHPETKAYSLCPDDNTDFCECENCKALDSGVPDRSGLPSVADRYQTFLNQVLNGLKDEFPDVLVTTYSYNRNHTNPPVKTPVDPRTCIFSTTSEFCSAHGVGDTFCPSRQGYKELLKRWTALTSHVYIYEYDPVPYSGGLPWPMWESNAAAMATYKEIGVAGVYFEGQDSWAAYFPNYYTAAQFMWDATQDGPRIFDEMLSVFFGDAAPEMAAYYRVQASVFQGIERKAEWGLVDYPRYFTPDVVEGCRKALEAAETKSVSPAVQQRLEMVRLSFDQMDAYLQIRRADASTTFEAYKGAVEKLDHTIDRMWAINEDYILANIAHEKTRVGIADRFATEFGFINRWMLCGPFDNLGMDGHDRVYPPEQTIDLSAGYEGKGGRTVAWKKNNTPEWQGYVDLVKEFDEADWTCAYALTWVTLDEGPRDVMFRVGSNDSVKVFLNGSEVWSNKLERAVSVDNDLIPVTLPQGTSTVMLKIGQAALNWGFYFRITERDSLERPSGLHTSAAAP comes from the coding sequence ATGTTTCATCGAAACTTTTCTGTACTCATTTGCATGATGTCCTGCGCGTGGGCCGGTCTTGGCGCTCAGGCGGCGGCGCCGGTCGCGCTGGTGGGCAACGGTCAGCCGCTGGCCCATATCGTGCTCGACAGCAACCCCGATACTCTGAACCGTGTGGTGGCGGAAGATTTTGCGGCCATCGTGTTGCGGATGTCGGGTGCCTCGCTTTCTGGTGAGGGGGGGGAGGGGCTTCTGCCGATTTACGTGGGCGAGGCGGAAGACTTTTCGGATTTGCCCATGGCCCTTCCCGCGCTGGCGGAGGAAGAGTTTCTTCTCAAGATAACGCCCGAGGCGATTTACATTCTTGGCGGCAGTTCTCTGGGCACGTCCCACGGCACCTATTCGCTCCTGCGGGATCTGGGCTGTCGCTGGGTCATGCCGGGTGCCATAGGCGAATGCCTGCCTGCGACGAAGGATATTGCGGTGCCCGTGCAGGAGCGACGGGAGAAGCCGGACTTCAACTTTCGCGAAATCTGGTACGCCTATGGGAGCTCGCCCGAGGCCGCGGCGCGCCACGACGAGTGGATGCGCCGCAATCGGATGGTGTCGCCGCCGATCTACCACCGCCACAATCTGACCGCGACACTGGAACGGGTGGCGCCATTCGATAAACGACCCGAGCTCTACGGCCTGCTCCAGGGCGAGCGGAAGAAAATGCAGATCTGCACGTCCAACCCCGAAGCGGTCGCGGGAGTGGTTGCATCCATCAAGCAGTATCTCGCGGAACATCCCGAGACGAAAGCCTATTCGCTGTGTCCCGATGACAACACGGATTTCTGCGAATGCGAAAATTGCAAGGCGCTGGATTCCGGTGTCCCGGACCGGAGCGGCCTGCCGAGCGTGGCAGATCGCTATCAGACGTTCCTGAACCAGGTCCTGAACGGCTTGAAGGATGAATTCCCGGATGTCCTCGTCACGACGTACTCCTACAACCGGAATCACACCAATCCGCCGGTCAAGACGCCGGTGGATCCCCGCACCTGTATCTTTTCGACGACCAGTGAATTCTGCTCGGCCCATGGCGTGGGCGATACCTTCTGCCCGTCACGCCAGGGCTACAAAGAGCTGCTCAAGCGCTGGACCGCGCTGACTTCGCATGTCTACATTTACGAGTACGACCCCGTGCCCTACAGCGGTGGTCTGCCCTGGCCCATGTGGGAGTCCAACGCCGCCGCGATGGCGACCTACAAGGAGATCGGCGTGGCCGGTGTCTATTTTGAGGGCCAGGACTCGTGGGCGGCGTATTTCCCCAACTACTACACGGCGGCACAGTTCATGTGGGATGCGACCCAGGACGGCCCGAGAATTTTTGATGAAATGTTAAGTGTCTTCTTCGGCGATGCCGCCCCGGAGATGGCGGCCTACTATCGCGTGCAGGCCTCGGTCTTTCAGGGGATCGAGCGCAAGGCGGAGTGGGGGCTTGTGGACTATCCGAGGTACTTCACACCCGACGTAGTGGAGGGCTGCCGCAAGGCCCTCGAAGCCGCCGAAACGAAAAGTGTATCACCGGCCGTCCAGCAGCGGCTGGAGATGGTCCGCCTGTCCTTCGATCAGATGGACGCCTACCTCCAGATTCGGCGCGCCGACGCTTCCACCACATTTGAGGCCTATAAAGGGGCGGTGGAGAAACTCGACCATACCATCGACCGCATGTGGGCTATCAATGAGGACTATATTCTGGCCAACATCGCCCACGAGAAGACCCGGGTGGGCATTGCGGATCGCTTTGCGACGGAATTCGGGTTCATCAACCGCTGGATGCTTTGCGGCCCCTTCGACAATCTCGGCATGGACGGTCACGACCGGGTTTATCCGCCAGAGCAGACTATCGATCTCTCGGCAGGTTATGAAGGCAAGGGCGGGCGAACAGTCGCATGGAAAAAGAACAACACCCCCGAGTGGCAGGGCTATGTGGACTTGGTGAAGGAGTTCGACGAGGCCGACTGGACCTGTGCCTACGCGCTGACCTGGGTTACGCTGGATGAAGGCCCTCGGGACGTCATGTTCCGCGTGGGAAGCAACGACTCCGTAAAAGTGTTTCTCAACGGAAGCGAAGTCTGGAGCAACAAACTGGAGCGGGCCGTGTCCGTGGACAACGACCTGATTCCCGTGACTCTGCCCCAGGGCACGTCGACCGTCATGCTGAAGATCGGCCAGGCCGCGCTCAACTGGGGATTCTATTTCCGCATCACCGAACGCGACTCCCTGGAGCGGCCCAGTGGTCTGCATACCAGCGCAGCCGCCCCTTGA
- a CDS encoding amidohydrolase: MKYLAACGIVRTRAVLFSAPFLAAVLPWALVTGLFTGAGPAPAQDSSATVRRLVEEKRIINVHEHVQGEENTATLLQEMDALGVGKTVLVGSPWFTISLYERAGFTRYDENNAAILAMARAHPERFEAWPTVNPTDPAKLDKVKKMVGEGATGVKLYLGHGYTSRENRYIFHPVAMDDPGMMPLYAYLAEAHIPVCFHVNPAKPGFLDEFVQVLKANPDLKVNTPHFFMSSMVHTRLREMLRTFPNLYVDISFGHDDYLKSGLQRVSADRDAFRALFQEFPERFMFGTDYVVTTLRPKEHAWYRDRTQAYLDMLSTEQYKTPLLPDLPLRGLGLSPELIENILYRNYERFQQLKPENTRIERALDWSQLRVRMDNRAPGQALPPPERRRR; encoded by the coding sequence ATGAAGTACCTGGCAGCCTGCGGCATTGTACGCACTAGAGCAGTCCTCTTTTCGGCCCCGTTTCTGGCCGCCGTACTCCCGTGGGCTTTGGTCACCGGTCTCTTCACGGGCGCCGGCCCCGCTCCCGCCCAGGATTCCAGCGCCACCGTCCGCCGCCTGGTGGAGGAGAAGCGCATCATCAATGTCCACGAACACGTCCAGGGCGAGGAAAACACCGCCACGCTGCTTCAGGAGATGGATGCGCTGGGCGTGGGGAAGACGGTTCTGGTAGGCAGCCCGTGGTTCACTATTTCGCTCTACGAGCGGGCCGGTTTCACCCGCTACGATGAGAATAACGCCGCGATACTGGCGATGGCCCGGGCCCACCCGGAGCGCTTCGAGGCCTGGCCCACCGTGAACCCGACCGACCCGGCCAAGCTGGACAAAGTGAAAAAGATGGTGGGGGAGGGCGCCACCGGCGTGAAGCTCTACCTCGGCCATGGCTACACCTCGCGCGAAAACAGGTACATCTTTCATCCAGTGGCCATGGATGATCCCGGAATGATGCCCCTCTACGCCTATCTCGCCGAGGCGCATATTCCCGTCTGCTTTCATGTTAATCCCGCGAAGCCGGGTTTTCTGGACGAGTTCGTGCAGGTGTTGAAGGCGAATCCCGACCTGAAGGTAAACACACCCCACTTCTTCATGTCCTCCATGGTGCATACCCGTCTCCGCGAGATGCTGAGGACCTTTCCGAATCTCTATGTGGACATAAGCTTTGGCCACGACGACTATTTGAAATCGGGACTCCAGCGGGTCTCGGCGGATCGCGATGCGTTTCGGGCCCTCTTCCAGGAATTTCCCGAGCGCTTCATGTTTGGCACGGACTATGTCGTGACCACACTGCGCCCCAAGGAGCACGCCTGGTATCGCGATCGCACCCAAGCCTATCTGGACATGCTTTCAACGGAGCAGTACAAGACGCCCCTGTTGCCCGACTTGCCCCTGCGCGGCCTGGGCCTCAGCCCGGAGCTGATCGAGAATATCCTCTACCGCAACTATGAGCGATTTCAGCAGCTCAAGCCCGAGAATACCCGAATCGAGCGCGCGCTCGACTGGTCTCAGTTGCGGGTGCGCATGGACAACCGCGCGCCGGGTCAGGCCCTGCCACCTCCGGAGCGCCGTCGGCGCTGA
- a CDS encoding DUF4870 domain-containing protein, which produces MDTTPSSDEKTMAMVCHLLGLVGYVIPFGNIVAPLVLWQMKKEGSAYIDYHGKEAVNFQIALTVYIFVAALSIMVLIGFVLAPLVGIAGLILMVMAAIKAKDGENYRYPFIFRLL; this is translated from the coding sequence ATGGATACGACACCAAGTAGTGATGAAAAGACCATGGCGATGGTTTGTCATTTGCTGGGACTGGTGGGGTATGTGATTCCCTTCGGCAATATCGTTGCCCCGCTTGTACTTTGGCAGATGAAAAAGGAGGGATCGGCCTATATCGACTATCATGGAAAGGAAGCCGTAAATTTCCAGATAGCGCTGACCGTCTATATTTTTGTCGCGGCGCTTAGCATCATGGTGCTGATTGGCTTCGTCCTCGCCCCCCTCGTCGGCATTGCGGGCTTGATCCTGATGGTTATGGCGGCGATCAAGGCGAAGGATGGCGAGAACTACCGTTACCCCTTCATCTTCCGCCTGCTGTAA
- a CDS encoding M23 family metallopeptidase, with the protein MMLVSLISGCKSIPEAEASDPGKPILFDPIPPVSVQTESLRDVRFRRFAPAEEHVASEWTKEPSIWPVEHPDRQVISRFGPRGQKEHKGMDIKAPTGTPIMAAADGEVTYAGTRSGYGLVVEISHGDGVGTVYGHMNEISVAVGDVVHQRDPIGTVGATGNASTPHLHYEVLIDGEIYDPWLFLPAIEG; encoded by the coding sequence GTGATGCTAGTGTCCCTGATTTCCGGGTGCAAGTCCATCCCGGAAGCCGAAGCTTCCGACCCCGGGAAGCCCATACTTTTTGATCCCATTCCTCCCGTGTCGGTACAGACCGAGTCCTTGCGCGATGTTCGTTTTCGTCGATTTGCGCCCGCTGAGGAGCATGTTGCGTCGGAATGGACCAAAGAGCCCTCCATTTGGCCGGTGGAGCATCCGGACCGCCAGGTGATTTCCCGCTTTGGGCCACGGGGCCAGAAGGAACACAAGGGGATGGACATCAAGGCCCCTACCGGCACACCCATCATGGCGGCTGCGGACGGCGAAGTTACTTATGCGGGCACGCGGAGTGGGTACGGACTTGTGGTGGAAATCAGTCATGGAGATGGGGTTGGGACGGTTTACGGCCATATGAATGAGATTTCCGTCGCGGTCGGCGACGTGGTTCACCAGCGCGATCCCATCGGAACCGTCGGGGCCACGGGGAACGCATCGACTCCCCACCTGCACTATGAAGTCCTCATCGATGGCGAGATCTACGATCCCTGGCTTTTTCTGCCGGCGATTGAGGGTTGA
- a CDS encoding PQQ-binding-like beta-propeller repeat protein — translation MSFRVLLSVAALAVLFHGSLPVQAEASADAGMSLASTDWAWWRGPSRNGEAEASQTPPLQWSEEKNVLWKSPVPGRGHGSPTVVGDRIFVATADEAQEIQSVLCYDRKTGEQRWKTDVHKGGFASEGRQGHVRSTKASATVACDGERVFIPFLNNNAIILTALDLEGKQLWQQKVSDFVVHQGYGASPALYGPLVIVSADHKAGGALAAFDRVTGAPVWSQKRPELPNYTSPIILNVAGRDQVLLFGCDRISSYEPLTGKLNWEVEGATTECVTSLVSDGEAVVTSGGYPTKHISVVKGDGSGELRWKNDTQVYVPSMLVHGGHLYAVTDSGEVLCYDMADGTQKWEHRLGGNFAASPILVGEQIFATDNKGTTHIFKASPSGFELVGENTVTADEVQATPAICGNQIYMRVAQGEDAQRQEMLYCIGL, via the coding sequence ATGTCGTTCAGAGTATTGCTTTCGGTCGCCGCGCTTGCGGTGCTCTTTCATGGATCGCTGCCAGTCCAAGCGGAGGCCTCCGCGGACGCGGGCATGTCCCTGGCCTCGACGGACTGGGCCTGGTGGCGTGGACCGAGCCGAAACGGCGAGGCGGAGGCCAGCCAGACGCCGCCGCTGCAGTGGTCGGAAGAAAAGAATGTGTTGTGGAAGAGTCCCGTGCCGGGTCGCGGTCATGGGTCGCCGACGGTGGTGGGCGACCGGATCTTCGTGGCCACGGCGGACGAGGCCCAGGAAATTCAGTCGGTGCTGTGCTACGACCGGAAAACGGGTGAGCAGCGCTGGAAGACGGACGTGCACAAAGGCGGCTTTGCCTCCGAGGGGCGCCAGGGTCATGTACGGTCGACCAAGGCGTCGGCCACGGTGGCCTGCGATGGCGAACGGGTGTTTATCCCCTTCTTAAACAACAATGCGATCATTCTTACCGCGCTGGATCTGGAGGGCAAGCAGCTCTGGCAGCAGAAGGTGAGTGATTTTGTGGTGCATCAGGGCTACGGCGCCTCCCCCGCGCTCTACGGACCGCTGGTGATCGTTTCGGCGGATCATAAGGCCGGTGGCGCGCTGGCCGCCTTTGATCGGGTGACCGGCGCCCCGGTCTGGAGCCAGAAGCGCCCGGAGCTGCCCAACTACACCTCCCCCATCATCTTGAATGTTGCGGGCCGGGACCAGGTGTTGCTATTTGGTTGTGATCGCATTTCCAGCTATGAGCCCCTGACCGGAAAGCTCAACTGGGAGGTCGAAGGCGCGACTACCGAGTGCGTGACCTCCCTCGTTTCCGACGGCGAGGCGGTGGTGACCAGTGGCGGCTATCCGACCAAGCACATTTCGGTGGTGAAGGGCGACGGTTCGGGCGAACTGCGCTGGAAGAACGACACGCAGGTTTATGTACCCTCCATGCTGGTCCATGGCGGCCATCTCTACGCGGTGACGGATTCGGGCGAAGTGCTCTGCTACGACATGGCCGATGGCACACAGAAGTGGGAGCACCGTCTCGGCGGGAATTTTGCGGCGTCGCCGATTCTGGTGGGCGAGCAAATCTTCGCCACGGACAACAAGGGCACCACACACATTTTCAAGGCGAGCCCGTCGGGCTTTGAATTGGTCGGCGAAAACACCGTAACGGCGGACGAGGTCCAGGCGACCCCGGCGATCTGCGGGAACCAGATTTACATGCGCGTGGCCCAGGGCGAAGACGCCCAACGCCAGGAGATGCTCTACTGCATCGGTCTGTAA
- a CDS encoding MFS transporter has protein sequence MACKPCYLRHASSAAKIHAVRFQRGRSTEKGPNMAISAETSIRLRSGEAGEAVAGSPTQEASIRGPLAALSLSMLLSSLGTSIANVALPTIAQAFGASFQATQWVVIAYLLAITTLIVSVGRLSDLVGSRNLLLVGVSLFTLSAGLCGAAPSLGVLIVARAAQGLGAASMMALTMSMVAGIVPGARLGSAMGLLATMSAVGTALGPSLGGVLIAAFGWRAIFFVNVPLGVLALTLAYYCLSTDRVVTRTRAKEFDIAGTVLLALSLATYALAMTVGRGSFGALNAALLLAAGLGTALLIFVERRTSSPLIRPAMFRDPVLRSGLATSAAVSTVMMATMVVGPFYLTRALGLDSATAGLMLSVGPLVVALTGMPAGRLTDRFGAPPMTIAGLLTIAAGSLAMAVAPVNFGIPGFVVPLAMMTIGYALFQTANNTAVMSDIEAERRGVVSGMLNLARNLGLITGASAMGAVFALASGEPDVATARPDSVAHGMGVTCAVAFVLIVLAIAIAVDGRLTGRPSRR, from the coding sequence ATGGCCTGCAAGCCATGCTATTTACGCCATGCATCCAGTGCGGCTAAGATTCACGCAGTACGCTTCCAACGTGGCAGGAGCACCGAGAAAGGACCAAACATGGCTATAAGCGCAGAAACCAGTATCAGACTCCGAAGCGGAGAGGCGGGTGAAGCAGTCGCGGGGAGTCCGACGCAGGAAGCTTCGATCCGGGGGCCGCTGGCCGCTCTTTCGCTCTCCATGCTCCTTTCCTCCCTCGGCACCAGCATTGCGAACGTCGCCCTGCCGACTATCGCCCAGGCCTTCGGCGCTTCCTTTCAGGCGACCCAATGGGTCGTTATCGCGTACCTCCTAGCGATCACAACCCTGATCGTCAGTGTTGGACGCCTCAGCGACCTCGTTGGGAGCCGGAATCTCTTGCTTGTCGGCGTGTCGCTCTTCACGCTGTCCGCAGGGCTTTGTGGCGCGGCACCTTCCCTCGGCGTGCTCATTGTCGCCCGCGCGGCGCAGGGCCTAGGGGCCGCATCCATGATGGCCCTCACCATGTCCATGGTGGCGGGGATCGTGCCGGGCGCACGGCTGGGCAGCGCCATGGGACTTCTCGCGACCATGTCCGCCGTGGGCACCGCCCTCGGGCCTTCCCTCGGCGGCGTCTTGATCGCAGCCTTCGGCTGGCGGGCCATCTTCTTCGTCAATGTGCCTCTGGGCGTGCTCGCTTTGACCCTCGCGTATTACTGCCTGAGCACTGACCGTGTCGTGACAAGAACCAGGGCGAAGGAGTTCGACATCGCGGGCACCGTACTGCTTGCCCTCAGCCTGGCCACCTATGCACTTGCCATGACCGTAGGTCGAGGAAGCTTTGGCGCGCTCAACGCCGCCCTGTTGTTGGCTGCGGGATTGGGAACGGCCCTTCTCATATTCGTCGAGAGGCGTACATCATCGCCGCTCATTCGCCCCGCCATGTTCCGCGATCCGGTGCTGCGCTCCGGACTCGCCACGAGCGCTGCCGTCTCCACCGTGATGATGGCCACCATGGTGGTTGGCCCCTTTTACCTCACTCGGGCCCTGGGGCTCGATTCGGCCACGGCAGGTCTCATGCTTTCGGTTGGGCCCCTGGTGGTCGCGTTGACCGGAATGCCCGCCGGTCGCTTGACGGACCGCTTCGGCGCGCCGCCCATGACCATCGCCGGCCTTCTCACCATCGCGGCGGGCTCCCTGGCGATGGCGGTCGCACCCGTGAACTTCGGTATCCCCGGTTTCGTCGTCCCCCTCGCGATGATGACCATCGGTTATGCCCTCTTTCAGACGGCCAACAACACCGCCGTCATGTCGGACATCGAAGCCGAGCGGCGGGGCGTCGTCTCGGGCATGCTCAACCTTGCCCGCAACCTCGGACTCATCACCGGCGCATCCGCCATGGGCGCGGTCTTCGCCCTGGCCTCCGGTGAGCCCGACGTCGCTACCGCCCGCCCGGACAGTGTGGCTCATGGCATGGGGGTGACCTGCGCCGTGGCCTTCGTCCTGATTGTGCTCGCGATTGCCATCGCGGTTGACGGCCGTCTCACAGGGAGGCCATCCCGACGATGA
- a CDS encoding LysR family transcriptional regulator: protein MTTPDLNLLVTLDVLLAEGSVARAADRLHLSPSAMSRALARLRTVTGDPLLVKAGRGLVPTPRAVELRERVRQLVQDSEAVLRPVERPDLKGVSRTFTIRTSEGFVENFGPALLTRISDEAPEIRLRFMQKVDKDSTLLRDGLVDLETGVVGKTMGPEVRAQGLFRDRFVGVVRTGHPITEGIITVKRYAEGRHISVARKGTKQGPIDSALETLGLARNVVTIVGGFSTAMALARETDLIATVPERHTGVLRSGMYTFPLPVTIPEIMVSLLWHPRMDGDPVHGWLRGCFMEVCAGHGAE from the coding sequence ATGACCACACCCGACTTAAATCTACTCGTCACGCTCGACGTGCTGCTGGCCGAAGGCAGCGTGGCCCGGGCGGCCGACCGACTCCACCTGAGTCCGTCGGCCATGAGCCGCGCCTTGGCGCGACTCCGCACGGTGACGGGCGACCCGCTTCTGGTCAAGGCGGGTCGGGGTCTCGTGCCCACGCCCCGCGCGGTGGAGCTCCGCGAACGGGTGCGCCAACTTGTGCAGGATTCGGAAGCGGTGCTGCGCCCGGTGGAGCGACCCGACCTGAAAGGGGTGAGCCGGACGTTCACGATTCGCACGAGCGAAGGCTTCGTGGAGAACTTTGGCCCCGCACTCCTTACGCGCATTTCAGACGAAGCTCCGGAGATTCGGCTACGCTTCATGCAGAAGGTGGACAAAGACAGCACACTGCTTCGCGATGGGTTAGTCGACCTCGAAACCGGCGTGGTGGGAAAAACCATGGGCCCCGAGGTGCGGGCACAGGGCTTGTTTCGCGATCGCTTCGTGGGGGTGGTGCGCACGGGTCACCCAATCACGGAGGGCATAATCACGGTCAAGCGTTATGCGGAAGGCAGGCACATCAGCGTGGCCCGCAAGGGAACGAAGCAGGGTCCCATCGATTCGGCCCTGGAGACCCTTGGTTTGGCGCGGAATGTTGTCACCATCGTTGGGGGCTTCTCAACGGCCATGGCCCTTGCCCGCGAGACCGACCTTATCGCCACGGTCCCCGAACGACACACGGGCGTGCTCCGCAGCGGGATGTACACCTTTCCCCTGCCGGTGACCATTCCAGAGATCATGGTGTCGTTACTCTGGCATCCTCGCATGGACGGCGACCCGGTTCATGGCTGGCTGCGCGGTTGCTTTATGGAAGTGTGCGCGGGTCACGGCGCTGAATAA
- a CDS encoding carbon-nitrogen hydrolase family protein gives MFRVTSRLTLALLLNGVLWLTSTLAEEVPADRTVRVALVQFDAVPGEVQRNLDAMERLAREAAAKGARFVMFHELSTTDYLEDVSAALEEVPGGPSCRRIESLARELGCYIAFGLPEKEEDRRYIAYAFFGPKGFVEKYRKTWLFKHKEDPGFRNEIARFDPGDGPRIFEIDGIRATCLICADADAPRCIQRVSDLKPELVFFPINRAAKTFDAYPGHVARFGAITLVANRVGNSQGLDCPGGSTIYDATGGVIAEANRDGAEEILYRELTVPDRKD, from the coding sequence ATGTTTCGAGTCACTTCACGATTGACGCTCGCACTCCTGCTGAACGGAGTACTGTGGCTAACTTCGACATTGGCGGAAGAAGTTCCTGCCGATCGAACGGTTCGGGTCGCTTTGGTGCAGTTTGACGCGGTGCCAGGCGAGGTGCAGCGGAATCTGGACGCCATGGAGCGCCTGGCCCGCGAGGCCGCCGCGAAAGGCGCCCGCTTCGTGATGTTTCACGAACTTTCCACCACGGACTATCTGGAAGATGTGAGTGCGGCGCTGGAGGAAGTTCCCGGTGGTCCCTCCTGCCGTCGAATTGAATCCCTCGCCCGGGAGCTGGGCTGTTACATCGCCTTTGGACTACCCGAGAAAGAGGAAGACCGCCGCTATATCGCTTATGCGTTTTTCGGGCCGAAGGGCTTCGTCGAGAAATATCGAAAGACGTGGCTGTTCAAGCACAAGGAAGACCCTGGATTCCGCAATGAGATTGCCCGGTTCGATCCCGGCGATGGCCCCCGGATTTTCGAGATCGATGGAATTCGCGCCACGTGCCTGATCTGCGCCGATGCCGACGCACCGCGTTGCATCCAGCGGGTGTCAGACCTCAAACCGGAACTCGTGTTCTTCCCGATTAACCGCGCCGCTAAGACCTTTGATGCCTATCCGGGCCACGTGGCCCGGTTTGGCGCGATTACGCTGGTGGCGAATCGCGTCGGCAACAGCCAGGGACTGGATTGTCCAGGAGGTTCGACGATCTATGATGCGACGGGCGGCGTGATCGCGGAAGCGAACCGGGACGGGGCCGAGGAGATCCTGTACCGCGAACTGACCGTACCCGATCGAAAGGACTGA
- a CDS encoding RNA-directed DNA polymerase codes for MSLFSWLTGGGGRTPEELAARVGLPLSELETAPIRYHAFELPKRSGGTRTIHAPDPALKNIQRQIYRRVLKRMPVHAAVTGFRPGYSIASNAACHTGQAVVVRMDIKDFFGSTTAKRVEKYFRHLGWNKAAAALLTRLCTHEGALPQGAPTSPVLANAVNFQMDARLAGLARKHGAVYTRYADDLTFSFAKDNHNSIEHIICCTKDIVLDSGGYKLHQKRKLRIRRRHQQQNVTGLVVNERITLPRKTRRWLRAVDHRMAHGGEATLTPQQRQGWAALEHMIAAHRDPTRQAR; via the coding sequence ATGTCCCTCTTTTCATGGCTGACGGGTGGGGGAGGGCGAACGCCGGAGGAACTCGCGGCGCGGGTCGGACTGCCCTTGTCCGAACTGGAGACGGCGCCCATTCGCTACCACGCCTTTGAACTGCCCAAGCGAAGCGGAGGCACCCGCACCATCCACGCACCGGACCCCGCGCTAAAAAACATCCAGCGCCAGATTTACCGTCGCGTACTGAAGCGTATGCCCGTCCACGCCGCCGTTACCGGCTTCCGCCCCGGCTATTCCATCGCGAGCAACGCCGCATGCCACACGGGCCAGGCGGTCGTCGTGCGGATGGACATCAAGGACTTCTTCGGCTCCACCACGGCCAAGCGCGTGGAGAAGTACTTTCGTCACCTCGGATGGAACAAGGCTGCGGCCGCGTTACTCACACGCCTGTGTACCCACGAGGGCGCGCTGCCCCAGGGCGCGCCGACCAGCCCCGTGCTGGCCAACGCCGTAAACTTCCAGATGGACGCACGCCTCGCCGGACTGGCCCGAAAGCACGGCGCGGTCTACACGCGCTACGCCGACGATCTCACCTTTTCCTTCGCGAAAGATAATCACAACAGCATCGAGCACATCATCTGCTGTACAAAGGACATCGTCCTGGATAGTGGCGGCTACAAACTCCACCAGAAGCGGAAGCTTCGCATCCGTCGGCGACATCAGCAGCAGAACGTGACCGGACTCGTGGTGAACGAGCGCATTACCTTGCCGCGCAAGACCCGCCGCTGGCTCCGTGCGGTCGATCATCGAATGGCGCATGGGGGAGAGGCGACCCTCACCCCGCAACAGCGCCAGGGTTGGGCCGCGCTGGAGCACATGATCGCCGCCCATCGTGATCCTACGAGGCAGGCGAGGTGA